From the Vanacampus margaritifer isolate UIUO_Vmar chromosome 14, RoL_Vmar_1.0, whole genome shotgun sequence genome, the window AAGATTGGGCAGAACTTGGACGAGATGACCGCCGGGTCCAAAGCGGGCGCAACGGTGGGGCATGGTGAACTTCTCTGGGGTGGCCGGACGAGGGGGCgctacagggaaaaaaatgttgctcacGTGAGCGAGAGATGCGAGAGTGTTGTCTTTTAATCAAGAGCTTGCATGCTTACGCTGTTCAGGGGTGATCCAGGTGCTGTCAGCCGGGTACTCGGAGGGATAGAGGTACTGGCCGTAGTTCTGGGACGCGTCGGTCTGGTTGGGGTACTGCCCGTAGGAGTAGTCCACGGCTAGCGTGGATGATGTGGCGTCATAGACTGCTGACACCAAGTCGGGCTGGCTCCTGTACGCTTGGCTCTGCAAGTGTGGAGGGAGGACAAACAATACTTGTTAAGTCAGTGATTATCTATGGCAGGGTCTCCCAAACTTTATTCAGACAACTTTAACATCCCCACAAAATCTTTTGATACACCatacaaaaatatcacaaaaaataaataaacgggaACCTGAAACAAAGACAACCCACTAACAACACAAGCTAACACTATGAGCTAACGCTCTCAGTAGAGATGTatcacttgaacatacttccttgacaccaattactaaaTTAGACTAGGCTTTGGTGGCATCTTATAACTAGTACTTCAGAAATAACACCAATAAATGCAacaggggattttttttttttgtgcaactaGCCGGTGATGGGATccacaaaaaactaaatgtgaatcgggtgaatttgtgaatagtgaCTATGCGGGCGATTACTGCACATGGTGAAATAACGATCTCATCTCATTTCACTCACACTtttgaaatgtggacatttATAGCTGAACACAAAActattattctgttgtatgaatgtcAACGGGTGGATAAGCAGTTGACTTGGACCTTATGCAATGTCGTGCAAAATTAATTGCTCTGCCTATCATCAAAAATCACTGGCATAAACAGACAACGAAAATATATTCATCATCAATTCATgggatcattatttttttcttaataagtGCAAAAATGAATAGAGAAAATGTATAACCATTCAGCTAAATACTGGTCATTCCAATTTTGTCACATAGAGGTCAATCCATTTTCCCACTCGGCACTTGTCGGGTGCCAGTGCATCTGCATGTTAGTATAAATGAAAGTTATTTATCATTTTTCATGATAAAATGTAAAGATTTGACACAATTATACTTAGACCACAATATTACACTAAACTTTTTGTGGCAGCTGTTGGGTAGAAACTACACAACTTTAAATCACTCTcctacaaaataacaaaaatggagTTAGCTCACTGTAGTTCTCAGTGGTTCATTTATACAAACAAagtatttttcagactaatttactggggggggggggggggggacgacgaCACATACCTGTTGCGACCTTGAGCTGAAGCTGCTGCGTCTGCTTTGTTGGCTATGAGAGCTGTGCACGCTGTGAACAGACTGCTCGCTATGTACGCTGCGTCGGTCAAAGTCGTCGTTATATGCGTCGGCGGCGCGCCGCCGGTAGTCGTCGTCAAAGCTGTTATCATAACCGGGGTAGTAGCGCCATTGGTCCTCATAACCTTCTTTCCTGTAAGAaatatgtttcattttatataaGCAAGACGGTGCGTTCGCAGCAAAGATTCAGCACGTTTTGCTCAATTTACCTGGCAGGATACATTTGTTGATTATAGTAGTTGTCTCGGTTTCGGTATGCGTCATCATAAGTGGACCAATAGGACTGATCATAATATCCTCTGTATCGGGGATCATATTGGCCATAGTTGTATCCTTGTGTAGGGAGCAagagaagttttttttgttttggtttggtttacaTGCATACTAAAAAGTTTGcaattctgtttaaaaaataaataaaattcagacAACTATAAAAATCTCATACCCGCATAATCATACTGCTTGGCGTAATTTGCATAATATTCATCATAGGCACTTCGGTTCGCTCTGTGGTAGTCCTCAGGATAGCCTTGCCTAAGGGAAAAGGAAGCAGGACAAAGATTAAGTACAAAACATTGTAGACAATATTCAGCACGAATGAAAATCAGCTCCACACGGGACTTTTGTATTGACCTGGATGGGGGCCGGTCAGAGTACTGACTGGTCCTGGAGCTAGGTCGCTCCGGCTGAGGCTCTCGGTACTGATAGTTCGGGTCTCTGTAAGCTGGGTTGGTGGGGCCGTCATACCTGCCATACCAAGGATCTCCTCTGCTTCGATAGGGTCCCTcctgagaggaaaaaaaaaaattctgtgacttagctttttttttctctctcacagtAACAGTCATATATGAATAATAAAGATATTTCGTCTAAGCCATACCGGACAATATTGCTGAGCTCTCGGATCCCCAGGTGGGTATGGACCAGGAGGATATGGTGCTTGGCCGTCAGGGTATTCTCCATAGTTTCCATAATAGCCTCCGTACATCTGCCCTGGgccaggaggaggaggggggccgTAGCCCTGCTGGCTGCCTGCGGAAGATGGTGGTCGTGGCGGCTCTGCAGCAACTTGCTGGGAAGACCCGGGAAGGGGCGGCCCCGGAGGAACGCTTGCAGTTGCAGGACTTTGCATCTGGGCAGGATACTGGCCAGGGGAAGGCTGCACCCCCCTTACGGGCAAAGAGACATCACCTTGCCCCTGTGCCGCATTTGGCTCTGGTATCCTTGCAGGTTCTGGTTGGGGCTGCTGAGTGTGTGCGCCTGGTAAGGAAGAAGCCAGCGGCACCCCTGTGCTTGACGAAGAGGCCAGCGTGACCGGTGGGGCGGATGACGACGGAGCTATTGGGGCTAGTGGAGCGGATGGCGATGAAGCCGGCAGGACGGGTGGAGCCGATGGTAAAGAAGCTGCCGTGACCTGCGGTGTACCTGAAGGGACTGATGTCTGAACAGGAGCATTCCTGTCCACCCTTAGCCCTTGTTGCGCATCTTTGGTGACCTGCATGTAAAATCCATTACTAGACTGTTGAGACTCGTGTAAAGCAGAAGGATGGCCAGACGCTTGATTTTGGCCTTGTGATTGGTGCATAGAAAAATCAAGGAGTTCATAATTTGAGGGTTGATTATGATTGGTGACAGACGCATCTGCGAGAGAAGATGGATTAACCGGGAGAGGAAAGTGGGGGTCTCCACTCAGCGGTTGCCCACGAGAAAAAGAGGGGCGGACTGGATGGGTCTGTGCCGAAGCCAATCCGGAAGTTGCGGCTTCGGCACTTTCTCGAGTCAGATTGAGCGGAACAGGGATTGGGGAAGTAGCAGGTGGGCTAAGTGGATTGTGATTGGGGGAAAGAACAGGCGCATGGGATATACTTACACCCTGTCCAGGTGTTCTTATAGGGGGTGTACTTAGACTGGCTGTTTGAGCAATAGTACTGGGGGGAATCACGTAGTTGGACACAGGTGGTGCAATCAGAACAGGCTGCTGGAGCGATTCAGACACAAGCAGAGACGCATAGCCGAGGTTACCCTGCGAGTCTGGAGCGTCTAACTCACTCACCTTTGGTGGGTTCTCAAGGTTCTCGGAATTTTGTTGTGGGATTCGCTGAGGAGGATGAAGGTCCAGTGGGCCGTCCTCAGGAGGCTGGATGACATCTGCACTAGGCTCCCTTAATGGAGCAAGAACAGTTGGGGCAGCGGGGGCCAAGAGAATGCTCGCGCCCAAGCTGGAAGGATCACCCTGTGCCCATAAAGTCGTGGCGGGGCTCTCACAGGGCCGGCTGGCGCCAAGGGCACGCGATGACGGTCGTGAGTGAGACTGAACCGCGGGGTTTGGCAGGTGAGGTACACCAATCGGCAGCGGGTGACCTGGCCCGTAAATATTTTCCATATTATCTGGTGGCTGCTCCAGATTGCCCGGCGTAGGATCCGCGCCACCTTCCGCTACCATTTTAGCTCTGTCGACCTCGGCAGGGCGCACCCCGACCCCATGGGAGCGAACGGGCTCAAACGAGCTGTTAGCACTGGCCTGGAAAGTACCCGTCGGTTTTGGGGGGCTCGGCGTAGTGGGCCATGTTTGCTCCGAAGAGCTCGGCTGCGTGGCCACGCCTCCGGCTGGATACGAGTCGATCTGTTCAAAGTAGCCTCCGGCGGCAGCAACAGTAGCGGAAGGCAAGTGCGCATCATCAGCGAGGCGCGGGCTCTCCTGCTGAATAAAAGTGCCGACGACACCCTGGTGTCGGCGACCGGCAGTCCCACTTCCGTGACTCATACTGCTGTAGTTTGATGATGCACTAGCAGATCTCATCGGTCGGAGAATAGAATCCGGAGTCTCCAGGTTGGGGCCGGTTTCATTGGTGTCCGCTCCGTGGACTGCAGGTGACCCAGGACTACCATGGATTTCACTGGgcaacacttcctggtttggGACGCACTCTAAATTCTCAACATGATCATATTGGGAATCAGGGGGATTTGGACTCCTTCCTTGCGACGCAGCGTTTCCATCGTTCATATAAGGTATGTGCGAATGGTCCTGAAAACGAGATCCTTGGTTATCAAAAGGAAGATCTGCAGCACCACTGTGTACAGGAGGCGCACCTTGAGGATTACTCAACGGCTGCGAGGATTCAGGAACACCGTTCAGGATCTTTTTCCGCTCTCCAGCTAAGGTTTCCTCGTTTTCTACATCATCGTTGAAAAACATGGAGAGCGTACCAGTATCTTGAACGTACGGAACCATCGCGGCGGCAGAGTCAGGCTGGGGCCCCATGTTTGGTACATGATGAGATCCAGGGTCTGACTGAGGTTGCAGGTGTGACGGAGCGGTCGCCATTTGGTGGTAGGCTGGGTCCTGTGGCGCTTGACTGAACCACGCATCTTGTGGAGCAGAAGTCTGCATGAAGTAGCTCTGGTGTTGGTAATGCGAGTTATGCTGTTGGGTCGTATTTGGTCCAACCCAATGAGAGGGGGTATTTACCGGGTTCTGGTGTGGGAGCGGATTGTGCATCGGGGGATGCCCAAATTGTGTCGGAGGGGTAGGGGCGCTCGAGGGGTACATTTGGGCCTGCGGCTGTGTATTAAAAGACTGCTGAGGAGGGTCACTCGTAGGCTGAAAATAGTTCTGAACGGATGGAGGGCGACTTCCATGATCGGAGGCCCTTTGAGGAGAGGCGGCAGCAGGAGGCACTGGCTGGAAGGGGACAGACTGAGGAGGAGACTGCGCGTGGAAATCCTGATTAAATGTCTGACTTGGTACAGGGAATGACGGCACGGATGGCGGCTCCGCGGCCGACGAATAGTCTCTCGAGTTCAAGTAACCTTGTTCAGAATGCGATGGTGTGAATGCCGTATGGACATCGGCTGCGGCGGAACTGTGAGGGCTGAACATGGGTACCCCTGGCAAAGAGGACGGTGGCGGGCCAGCTGGAGCAACTGGGACACCCTCAAGGGTCTGTGGTTGGGGAGCCAGACTGGGGCCTGCCAGAGAGTAGCTGGAATCAGGCGGGGCTTGTGTTGTCAGAGAGTTGCTGTGGGGTACCGGGACGCCCCCTGCACCCATAGGAGGTGGGGCTCGTACAAAAGCAAACGGGTCTGTCATGGGTTGGGTAGAGAGTGGGGGCATTGGAGCATTTACTGCTGCTGTTGCGGCTGCTGTATGCTTGAGAGGCCTGGTCCTGCGGAACATATTTGGTccggaaggaggaggaggcccGGAGGCTCCTGGCGGTCCACTCCGGGGAGGCGGCTGCATGGCAGCAGACGAGTGACGATCAAGTCGATCCAGAAGATCTCACGAGAGAAGCTGAAATCAGTTGTAGCTGTATAGACAGAACAGTTGGTTAGCAAAAGGCAACATGTGGATTTTACCACACCTATGTTTGTGCAGTAGCCTGTGATGCCGTTAAGTCATACTGTACAACGTGGCACCTGGAAaagtacaccctggactggtcgggAACCAATCACACAccataaaaagacaaacaaccaaATCCTCAATGGACccaacatggattttttttcaaaatacgaGAGGAACCTGAAGTACCGGCAGAATTTCAATCATACAAAGACAATATATGCATGCATCGGCACTAAGTGGGACCTGAACTACACCGTCTGTGATTTGGTTTCCATTTCCATTGGCATTCTACACTACATCAACATCCGGTCATAGAAAGTGCAGTTTTCCTAGCTAAAATATCATGACATAGGCAAAAGTAAGCTATGCTAGAaaacaacatattaaaaaacaactgtGCTAGACAATTAATACTGATCATCATCTTAGATTAATTAAGGACTCTAAATTGCCCATTGGCGAGAGTGTTATCGGTAGATTGTAAGTCAACTGTGCCTTGGCACTAGTGTCCAGGGTTTAGCTGGCCTCTTGCTTAAAGTCCGTTGAGACCGGTTCTAAGTTTGCTCTCCATTTAAACCCCTCGGATGGCCACACAATTTCGCATAGTTAGCCTCCCAAGAAACACGATATCAACGTATTATCATCATCCACCACTTGTTGAAAATGCAGCCACTCGAATATTCCTccataaatacattattaaataGCGAAATGCCAATTTTCCGTAAGGAGTTCTTGTTGCTTGCTCGACGTCTAACGTGGTTCCTCCACAGCTTaacccccaccccaacatgTCCTTAACACCGAACTAGCAAAACACGGCGGTCCAAAGTCGCCGGAAGATGCCCCGATTTTGGACTCATATTGAACAGCCTTTCTCGAAACTTCACCCCTTGCAAAAACACACCCGACGAGGGCTCTCCGGCGAGCCGTACCGGGTCGCTTGTCACCCAGcgattgcattttaaaaaacaaggtCCACTACCCTGAGtgtgctaacgttagcattcGGGGTCTTGTTAGCATCGCCGCCTAGCTAGCCTATGCTAACAGCGGGGAGGGGGGAAACACTTAAGCTTTCCGCGTCAAACAGTGGGATTAAACTCAGAAATGAAcggcgttgttgttgtttgtacgTGTGTCGGTACGATCGCCGGGCGATAATAAAACATACAGATTAAGGGTCAAGTCTTACAAATGCGCAGGACAGCGAGTTTGACACACCGCCACCATCTTCAATGGCCACATCCTACTAGGCTACGTGTACAAGCAGCGTCACCAGCCAAACAACAGTTACTTCCTCGCGGTGAGCGGGGGGACAACTTCTTCTTTTAAAGGGGACATACTTCTATTtctgaatggggaaaaaagggcAAGCACAGTGGTTTAACACTCCTGAGTTTCTCAAATGAGCTGCAGGTTTTATTCCCAACATTTGTATTGTAGGCCACACGCACAGCTCGAACATTAACACTCAactataataaaatgaaaataatgactCAGTTCAAATGTACTGCACATATTCATTAAATACTATGCAAAGCTGGTCGGTAACCCCGTAACAAAACCCTGGATAAGCAGTAGCTAATACCTGGATGGATAACAAGTACTTGGGCTGTGGTTATTTTGCTTACCACTAAAGGAAGCCTGCGCACCATTAGATATTTACTGTACAGCACTTAGAAAATCGCAATTTTGTGGTTGGTTAGAACGTCTGCTTCACACCCTTAAATTCTGGGCTTGAATCTCGGTATCGAGTTTGCGTGTTCTCCGTGTATTCtggcttccttccacattcctaAAACACGTTAGCATGTTATGTAGGTTTACCGAAGAccccaaattgtccataagtgtgaatgtgcatgtgtttTTAGTGTGCCCCGGCAACTAGTCCAAGATTTGCTTATCAGTATTTTGGCCAACTATAATAGAAAGTTGTGACTGTGCAATTGTAATGTAGGTAACGAACCACTAAGGGGCGGTATTGGTGTTAACGATTTACGGAAAATTCCATCGAGCAAAATGATTGCTGTACAGTGTTTTTCACCCGTTtattaactattattattattattattattattattaatgcatTGTCTAATGTTTCAACCTAGCACTTGCATTTCATCATTGATAATCTGcctcacatttgttttacatcaGAATTAATTTTCCTCCTCAGTCTTACGGGGtaaatgccacggacttccgggttttacacatcagcgccctttccggccactgctggccgcgttccaacactcgcacgcccccccccccccccccccccaaccgctcATCGGCAGGAGGGCTCTGTCTACCTGCCTGTTTACAGAAaagctatattttaatatttggcAGACAAAACCCCAAGGAGCCCTCCTGACTATCAGTTAGATCTCTCATGCTTTGTACTGAACAATGGCAGCAGAGTGAGTTCCCAGCTTCGGCAGGTGTATGATGGCCGAGATAGGGCTAGTCATTTGTGTTGAATGGACGATAGGACTGTGTATAGGTGTGTAGATGGGGGCTTTACTGTCTTTACAGGATGCGCAGATCAGGGGATACTGTCAGGCCTCATCCTATCAGTGCAGTACAAAGAAAATGCATTTGggatgaaatttcaggatgaaaaaAAGCTTTATAACCTTTACACTTGATGTCCCCTATAGCATGTCAAAGCCATaagctaagcagagctgcattgagtgttgttggatgcacaaattagcattagttagcatttttttttctttctttgagaaccactgccctgAGGAGTAATGGCACTGAAATTAAACAACAGATTGACTGGAACCAAATATAATTACTCCAACGGCTCCATATCATATTCAAACACTAATTAGGACCGTATGTAATTATAACCTCTTGAAATGAGCATTAATTTTGTTTCAGCATCGATTAAAGAGTGAGTTATTGGACATGGCGACGGCGGGAGAAAGTCTTGTTATTCCAAGCGGAAGATTGATTGTTTTACAAGCTGCAGAATGGGAGACTAGTGGTAGGAGACGGACACAACCGAGAGGTTGGAAGGTTGGTGGTGGGAGTGCAGACGTCACATCTGTTCCTGCCACTCCCCAGGGTCCTGGGAGCATGGGAAACTTGAACAGAAACATTGGTTGCAGCAGGCTTCCCAAAGTGCGCTTCATTTATCAATTGGGGTAAATGGAGCTAAAGGTTAGTCTCGTGTGTTGCATCCTG encodes:
- the sec16a gene encoding protein transport protein Sec16A isoform X3, with amino-acid sequence MQPPPRSGPPGASGPPPPSGPNMFRRTRPLKHTAAATAAVNAPMPPLSTQPMTDPFAFVRAPPPMGAGGVPVPHSNSLTTQAPPDSSYSLAGPSLAPQPQTLEGVPVAPAGPPPSSLPGVPMFSPHSSAAADVHTAFTPSHSEQGYLNSRDYSSAAEPPSVPSFPVPSQTFNQDFHAQSPPQSVPFQPVPPAAASPQRASDHGSRPPSVQNYFQPTSDPPQQSFNTQPQAQMYPSSAPTPPTQFGHPPMHNPLPHQNPVNTPSHWVGPNTTQQHNSHYQHQSYFMQTSAPQDAWFSQAPQDPAYHQMATAPSHLQPQSDPGSHHVPNMGPQPDSAAAMVPYVQDTGTLSMFFNDDVENEETLAGERKKILNGVPESSQPLSNPQGAPPVHSGAADLPFDNQGSRFQDHSHIPYMNDGNAASQGRSPNPPDSQYDHVENLECVPNQEVLPSEIHGSPGSPAVHGADTNETGPNLETPDSILRPMRSASASSNYSSMSHGSGTAGRRHQGVVGTFIQQESPRLADDAHLPSATVAAAGGYFEQIDSYPAGGVATQPSSSEQTWPTTPSPPKPTGTFQASANSSFEPVRSHGVGVRPAEVDRAKMVAEGGADPTPGNLEQPPDNMENIYGPGHPLPIGVPHLPNPAVQSHSRPSSRALGASRPCESPATTLWAQGDPSSLGASILLAPAAPTVLAPLREPSADVIQPPEDGPLDLHPPQRIPQQNSENLENPPKVTKDAQQGLRVDRNAPVQTSVPSGTPQVTAASLPSAPPVLPASSPSAPLAPIAPSSSAPPVTLASSSSTGVPLASSLPGAHTQQPQPEPARIPEPNAAQGQGDVSLPVRGVQPSPGQYPAQMQSPATASVPPGPPLPGSSQQVAAEPPRPPSSAGSQQGYGPPPPPGPGQMYGGYYGNYGEYPDGQAPYPPGPYPPGDPRAQQYCPEGPYRSRGDPWYGRYDGPTNPAYRDPNYQYREPQPERPSSRTSQYSDRPPSRQGYPEDYHRANRSAYDEYYANYAKQYDYAGYNYGQYDPRYRGYYDQSYWSTYDDAYRNRDNYYNQQMYPARKEGYEDQWRYYPGYDNSFDDDYRRRAADAYNDDFDRRSVHSEQSVHSVHSSHSQQSRRSSFSSRSQQSQAYRSQPDLVSAVYDATSSTLAVDYSYGQYPNQTDASQNYGQYLYPSEYPADSTWITPEQPPPRPATPEKFTMPHRCARFGPGGHLVQVLPNLPSAGQPALVDIYNLETMLQNTLEQEELRSFPGPLVKEETHKVDVIKFSQNKALACSHDNNLLDKDSARLLWDFIMLLCRQNGTVVGTDIADLLLKEHRSVWLPGKSPNEANLIDFNNEPLARAEEEPGAGPLSLLSDTFMTVPENVGKETERFRELLLFGRKKDALEAAMKGGLWGHALLLASKMDNRTHARVMTRFANSLPINDPLQTVYQLMSGRMPASSTCCGEEKWGDWRPHLAMVLSNLTHTLDLDTRTITTMGDTLASKGLIDAAHFCYLMAQTDLGVYTKKSTKMVLIGSNHTLPFYHFASNEAIQRTEAYEYAQSLGSQPCSLPNFQVFKLIYACRLAEAGLSSQAFHYCEVISRTVLVQPSYYSPVFISQVIQMSEKLRFFDPQLKERPEQELFNEPDWLIQLRQLDGQIRTGAIAYTADRTSPGQFTSSSPSSDLDQLSPAEPYNMTMELDGPGPDNPLMSSLLPGSAPQGIQLVPPAPTSILQDGMAPPQPYSDVPQFYPVPPIGPPGHVPLSGYPSHDPAYAPPHFQQPEMYPGAHQQPGLPPPHMMGQTSPHMPPPQVPQSPVRGSHPPPPMPAHMPPSPGHMGGHMGGHMATPPEMQINQPVSPHRSAVTPQMDFYDHMAQLGPGRRSRTTSQSSVHRASGRRSRTTSESSTHSGGRDRSNSAVKQASPPPPPIPEQPRKEETKKTKKDSPKKGGGGVGWLPTWLYRKGKNEAHLPDDKNKSIVWDEKKQKWVDLNEPEEESKPLAPPPPGFPKMPSMPVPMGPAAAPSSGPPVNMFSRRAGLKNRYVDVLNPGGVAKPAGMAPPPPPMELFAPLAPMPMPANLFVPSSAPKDQQPLEGSEGGNQEQMSPNSSVPQMFNPTLLPPVPQCPPPALDGSHSGELSRSSSMSSLSREVSQHLNQSHPGLRNAPVGGAAFL
- the sec16a gene encoding protein transport protein Sec16A isoform X2 is translated as MQPPPRSGPPGASGPPPPSGPNMFRRTRPLKHTAAATAAVNAPMPPLSTQPMTDPFAFVRAPPPMGAGGVPVPHSNSLTTQAPPDSSYSLAGPSLAPQPQTLEGVPVAPAGPPPSSLPGVPMFSPHSSAAADVHTAFTPSHSEQGYLNSRDYSSAAEPPSVPSFPVPSQTFNQDFHAQSPPQSVPFQPVPPAAASPQRASDHGSRPPSVQNYFQPTSDPPQQSFNTQPQAQMYPSSAPTPPTQFGHPPMHNPLPHQNPVNTPSHWVGPNTTQQHNSHYQHQSYFMQTSAPQDAWFSQAPQDPAYHQMATAPSHLQPQSDPGSHHVPNMGPQPDSAAAMVPYVQDTGTLSMFFNDDVENEETLAGERKKILNGVPESSQPLSNPQGAPPVHSGAADLPFDNQGSRFQDHSHIPYMNDGNAASQGRSPNPPDSQYDHVENLECVPNQEVLPSEIHGSPGSPAVHGADTNETGPNLETPDSILRPMRSASASSNYSSMSHGSGTAGRRHQGVVGTFIQQESPRLADDAHLPSATVAAAGGYFEQIDSYPAGGVATQPSSSEQTWPTTPSPPKPTGTFQASANSSFEPVRSHGVGVRPAEVDRAKMVAEGGADPTPGNLEQPPDNMENIYGPGHPLPIGVPHLPNPAVQSHSRPSSRALGASRPCESPATTLWAQGDPSSLGASILLAPAAPTVLAPLREPSADVIQPPEDGPLDLHPPQRIPQQNSENLENPPKVSELDAPDSQGNLGYASLLVSESLQQPVLIAPPVSNYVIPPSTIAQTASLSTPPIRTPGQGVSISHAPVLSPNHNPLSPPATSPIPVPLNLTRESAEAATSGLASAQTHPVRPSFSRGQPLSGDPHFPLPVNPSSLADASVTNHNQPSNYELLDFSMHQSQGQNQASGHPSALHESQQSSNGFYMQVTKDAQQGLRVDRNAPVQTSVPSGTPQVTAASLPSAPPVLPASSPSAPLAPIAPSSSAPPVTLASSSSTGVPLASSLPGAHTQQPQPEPARIPEPNAAQGQGDVSLPVRGVQPSPGQYPAQMQSPATASVPPGPPLPGSSQQVAAEPPRPPSSAGSQQGYGPPPPPGPGQMYGGYYGNYGEYPDGQAPYPPGPYPPGDPRAQQYCPEGPYRSRGDPWYGRYDGPTNPAYRDPNYQYREPQPERPSSRTSQYSDRPPSRQGYPEDYHRANRSAYDEYYANYAKQYDYAGYNYGQYDPRYRGYYDQSYWSTYDDAYRNRDNYYNQQMYPARKEGYEDQWRYYPGYDNSFDDDYRRRAADAYNDDFDRRSVHSEQSVHSVHSSHSQQSRRSSFSSRSQQSQAYRSQPDLVSAVYDATSSTLAVDYSYGQYPNQTDASQNYGQYLYPSEYPADSTWITPEQPPPRPATPEKFTMPHRCARFGPGGHLVQVLPNLPSAGQPALVDIYNLETMLQNTLEQEELRSFPGPLVKEETHKVDVIKFSQNKALACSHDNNLLDKDSARLLWDFIMLLCRQNGTVVGTDIADLLLKEHRSVWLPGKSPNEANLIDFNNEPLARAEEEPGAGPLSLLSDTFMTVPENVGKETERFRELLLFGRKKDALEAAMKGGLWGHALLLASKMDNRTHARVMTRFANSLPINDPLQTVYQLMSGRMPASSTCCGEEKWGDWRPHLAMVLSNLTHTLDLDTRTITTMGDTLASKGLIDAAHFCYLMAQTDLGVYTKKSTKMVLIGSNHTLPFYHFASNEAIQRTEAYEYAQSLGSQPCSLPNFQVFKLIYACRLAEAGLSSQAFHYCEVISRTVLVQPSYYSPVFISQVIQMSEKLRFFDPQLKERPEQELFNEPDWLIQLRQLDGQIRTGAIAYTADRTSPGQFTSSSPSSDLDQLSPAEPYNMTMELDGPGPDNPLMSSLLPGSAPQGIQLVPPAPTSILQDGMAPPQPYSDVPQFYPVPPIGPPGHVPLSGYPSHDPAYAPPHFQQPEMYPGAHQQPGLPPPHMMGQTSPHMPPPQVPQSPVRGSHPPPPMPAHMPPSPGHMGGHMGGHMATPPEMQINQPVSPHRSAVTPQMDFYDHMAQLGPGRRSRTTSQSSVHRASGRRSRTTSESSTHSGGRDRSNSAVKQASPPPPPIPEQPRKEETKKTKKDSPKKGGGGVGWLPTWLYRKGKNEAHLPDDKNKSIVWDEKKQKWVDLNEPEEESKPLAPPPPGFPKMPSMPVPMGPAAAPSSGPPVNMFSRRAGLKNRYVDVLNPGGVAKPAGMAPPPPPMELFAPLAPMPMPANLFVPSSAPKDQQPLEGSEGGNQEQMSPNSSVPQMFNPTLLPPVPQCPPPALDGSHSGESHPGLRNAPVGGAAFL